Sequence from the Psilocybe cubensis strain MGC-MH-2018 chromosome 10, whole genome shotgun sequence genome:
TATACAGCCTTCGGAATATACGGGGATTGGTGAGGCAGTTACATCTAGATAGATATGAATTTGTTTACTCACCATTTGGTAGGAGAGGTACAAGAGTGCGTAGAATGTCTGCCAAGAAATTCATTTAAACAAAAGGCGAACACCTTTGCATTAGATTTAGGTACACAACCGCTCTCAAAAATGCTTTTTCCGGAGGAGGCATTTCGAGTTTGCAGAACCTCGACAATCAAGGTAAGCAATCCTTCGTGATATGAATGACACCTTTTCAACATATATCAGGTTGGGTCTCTGGATCGCAGGCAAATGTATTCGTATCGAATCACGATACTGAAAGAGTGAGTGCTAATCTATCGTGTAAGTGCCTCGTTAAGCTTTTGTAATCATGTGAATAGAACGGGGATTCGTTAAACATCAACTCTCCCTCTAATACATACATTACTGCTACTATATTTTCGCTGGCCCACCCTTACGGAAGACCCACCATCCTATCAAGCTTCTCCTTTTCAACAACAGACGATGGAGCTCCTAATGGAGGTACTACCATCTCCGAGCTTCTTCAAATTGGTCATGAACTGATGATTCGAGTCCATAGGATCGGGGACATGTAGTGCAACAGGAGGCTCTGCAGGATGGCTCTGCCAACACCGTTTCGTCGCAATAAGCGGTATGGTAGGGTTCCGCAACAATGTCGGAACAGCAGCTCTTACCAATTGGGTTTCTCCTCAATCTGAGCAAATCGCCTTTGGACGGGGTATGTATTTCcgtcttgattttcccaGGAGCCTCTTTGCTCATCGAGAATTCAGGTGCTCTTGGATTCGTAGCAATTAATAATGCAGATTCCACATGGAGCTCCACCTTCACTACGTCTTTGCCTGATGGATCTTACTGCGATGTGATTAGTGGAAAGTCATCTTCAGGACTGTGTACTGGCACTGGGTATGCATGAGAATCTTTCATTTCACCCTATgaatttcaatttcttacTATGATACCCACCTCTGTAGGATAACTGTCTCGGGTGGGGCATTCACTGCCACAGTACCCGCACGCAGTGCTATTGCCATTCACACCGGTGCACTCGGTGCAGGCTCAGTTGCGACCGTTCCGACACCATCTGGAAGTGTTGCCGTATTATTCCAGGAAACTGCAACCACAACGTTTGGACAGGTGTGCAGCATATCTATCTTTAGGGGATGAGCTAATCGGTTACTTTCGAAGAATATTTTTCTTGTTGGGAGCATTTCCCAACTTGGGTCATGGGCGCCTGCTTCGGCTGTGAGCGCATGTCATTTCAATCGTTTTACAGGTTTCTAAGGGAGTTCCTTGCTTTAAGATTGCTCTTTCTTCAGCGTCGTATCCAGTGTGGACTGTGACGGTATCTCTACCTGCAGGAACAACCTTCCAGTATAAATTTATCAGAAAGAATACTGATGGAAGTGTAAGTGATTCTAAAATATAACAAAGATTTAAACGTTTATACGTCGACCGACCACAGATCACCTGGGAATCAGATCCAAATCGCCAAGCAACTGTTGGAA
This genomic interval carries:
- a CDS encoding Alpha-amylase; the protein is MGIIKLTSLLGLFSYAVAGPVWSNSSLDARATSSKSVIIQMFEWTWDSVAAECTSFIGPAGYGFVQVSPPQEHITGSQWWTDYQPVSYILTSKRGNRSQFQNMIATCHAAGVKVIADTIFNHMAGVDSGTGVAGSSFTHYVYPGIYQNQDFHHCGLEPGDDIVNYDNRLEVQTCELVNLADLATDTEYVRSRLAQYGNDLLSLGVDGLRLDAAKHIAATDLANIVSRLSPAPYITQEVIWGAGEPIQPSEYTGIGEVQEYTTALKNAFSGGGISSLQNLDNQGWVSGSQANVFVSNHDTERNGDSLNINSPSNTYITATIFSLAHPYGRPTILSSFSFSTTDDGAPNGGSGTCSATGGSAGWLCQHRFVAISGMVGFRNNVGTAALTNWVSPQSEQIAFGRGALGFVAINNADSTWSSTFTTSLPDGSYCDVISGKSSSGLCTGTGITVSGGAFTATVPARSAIAIHTGALGAGSVATVPTPSGSVAVLFQETATTTFGQNIFLVGSISQLGSWAPASAIALSSASYPVWTVTVSLPAGTTFQYKFIRKNTDGSI